A window from Synechococcus sp. RSCCF101 encodes these proteins:
- the rpsS gene encoding 30S ribosomal protein S19, whose product MGRSLKKGPFVADSLLRKIEAQNSAGEKSVIKTWSRASTILPMMIGHTIAVHNGKAHVPVFVTEQMVGHKLGEFAPTRTFRGHIKDKKGSR is encoded by the coding sequence ATGGGACGTTCCCTCAAGAAAGGGCCCTTTGTTGCCGACAGCCTGTTGCGCAAGATCGAGGCCCAGAACTCCGCCGGCGAGAAGTCCGTGATCAAGACCTGGTCACGCGCTTCCACCATCCTGCCGATGATGATCGGCCACACCATTGCCGTGCACAACGGCAAGGCCCATGTGCCGGTCTTCGTGACTGAGCAGATGGTGGGGCACAAGCTCGGCGAATTCGCCCCCACCCGCACCTTCCGGGGCCACATCAAGGACAAGAAGGGTTCCCGCTAA
- the rplB gene encoding 50S ribosomal protein L2: MAIRKYRPYTPGTRTLVVSDFAEVTSRKPERSLLVAKHRSKGRNNRGVITCRHRGGGHKRRYRLVDFRRDKHGIPALVAAIHYDPHRNARLALLHYRDGEKRYILAPASIEIGQQVVSGPEAPIEVGNALPLSAIPLGSSVHNVELYAGRGGQMVRTAGASAQVMAKEGDYVALKLPSTEVRLVRRECFATIGEVGNSEVRNTSLGKAGRRRWLGRRPQVRGSVMNPCDHPHGGGEGRAPIGRSGPVTPWGKPALGYKTRKRNKPSNRFVLRKRRRTSKRSRGGRDS; the protein is encoded by the coding sequence ATGGCCATTCGTAAGTACCGCCCCTACACCCCCGGAACACGCACCCTCGTGGTGAGTGATTTCGCCGAGGTCACCAGCCGGAAGCCCGAGCGCTCCCTGCTGGTCGCCAAGCACCGCAGCAAGGGTCGCAACAACCGCGGTGTCATCACCTGCCGCCACCGCGGCGGCGGGCACAAGCGCCGCTACCGGCTCGTCGACTTCCGTCGCGACAAGCACGGCATTCCCGCCCTGGTCGCGGCCATCCACTACGACCCGCATCGCAACGCGCGGCTGGCGCTCCTGCACTACCGCGATGGGGAGAAGCGCTACATCCTGGCGCCGGCCTCGATCGAGATCGGTCAGCAGGTGGTCTCCGGCCCGGAGGCACCGATCGAGGTGGGCAACGCCCTGCCCCTGTCGGCCATCCCGCTGGGCTCCAGCGTTCACAACGTCGAGCTCTACGCCGGGCGCGGCGGACAGATGGTGCGCACGGCCGGTGCCAGCGCCCAGGTGATGGCCAAGGAAGGCGATTACGTCGCTCTCAAGCTGCCCTCCACCGAGGTGCGGCTGGTCCGGCGCGAGTGCTTCGCCACCATCGGCGAGGTGGGCAACAGCGAGGTGCGCAACACCAGCCTGGGCAAAGCGGGTCGCAGGCGCTGGCTGGGTCGTCGCCCCCAGGTTCGCGGCAGTGTCATGAACCCCTGCGACCACCCCCACGGTGGTGGTGAGGGCCGGGCGCCGATCGGCCGCTCCGGACCCGTCACGCCCTGGGGAAAGCCGGCGCTCGGATACAAGACCCGCAAGCGCAACAAGCCGAGTAACCGCTTCGTGCTGCGCAAGCGGCGGCGCACCTCCAAGCGCAGTCGCGGCGGACGCGATTCCTGA
- the rpsE gene encoding 30S ribosomal protein S5 gives MTDSNTQPQTSDVPAASDVPAAAEGQPTQEQRRGGRGERRGRRDNRRNDRDSEWQERVVQIRRVSKTVKGGKKMSFRAIVVVGNERGQVGVGVGKAGDVIGAVRKGVADGKKHLVKVPLTRHSSIPTLSNGRDGAASVLIRPAAPGTGVIAGGSIRTVLELAGIKNVLAKRLGSKTPLNNARAAMVALSELRTHKDTAKERDIPLEQIYS, from the coding sequence ATGACTGACTCCAACACCCAGCCCCAGACCAGCGACGTCCCCGCAGCGTCCGACGTTCCCGCAGCGGCCGAAGGCCAGCCCACGCAGGAGCAGCGACGCGGCGGACGCGGTGAACGCCGCGGGCGGCGTGACAACCGCCGCAATGACCGCGACTCCGAATGGCAGGAGCGGGTTGTGCAGATCCGGCGCGTCTCCAAGACCGTGAAAGGGGGCAAGAAGATGAGCTTCCGGGCCATCGTTGTCGTCGGCAACGAACGGGGCCAGGTCGGTGTCGGTGTGGGCAAGGCCGGTGACGTGATCGGTGCCGTGCGCAAGGGCGTGGCCGACGGCAAGAAGCACCTGGTGAAGGTGCCCCTCACCCGTCACAGCTCCATCCCCACCCTCAGCAACGGCCGCGACGGCGCGGCGAGCGTGCTGATCCGTCCGGCGGCGCCCGGAACCGGGGTGATCGCCGGCGGCTCGATCCGCACCGTGCTCGAACTCGCCGGGATCAAGAACGTGCTGGCCAAGCGTCTGGGCAGCAAGACTCCCCTGAACAACGCCAGGGCTGCCATGGTGGCCCTCTCCGAGCTGCGCACCCACAAGGACACCGCCAAGGAGCGCGACATTCCCCTTGAGCAGATCTATTCCTGA
- the rplO gene encoding 50S ribosomal protein L15: MTVRLHSLSPQAGSRRRKLRKGRGIAAGQGASCGFGMRGQKSRSGRPTRPGFEGGQMPLYRRVPKLKHFPLVNRRRFTVVNVSDLNDLPAGSTVNLAALESSGIVNQPKLPLKLLGGGELSTKLTVQAAAFSASARTKIEAAGGSCEVVSD, encoded by the coding sequence ATGACCGTCCGACTCCACTCCCTCAGCCCCCAGGCCGGCTCCCGTCGCCGCAAACTGCGCAAGGGGCGCGGCATCGCCGCCGGCCAGGGCGCCAGCTGCGGCTTCGGCATGCGGGGCCAGAAGTCCCGCTCCGGCCGCCCGACCCGTCCCGGCTTCGAAGGCGGCCAGATGCCCCTCTACCGGCGCGTTCCCAAGCTCAAGCACTTCCCCCTGGTGAACCGCCGCCGCTTCACCGTGGTGAACGTCTCGGATCTCAACGATCTTCCGGCCGGCAGCACCGTGAATCTGGCAGCCCTGGAGAGCAGCGGCATCGTCAACCAGCCGAAGCTTCCCCTCAAGCTGCTCGGCGGCGGCGAGCTCAGCACCAAGCTCACGGTTCAGGCCGCGGCCTTCAGCGCCAGCGCCCGCACGAAGATCGAGGCCGCCGGAGGCAGCTGCGAGGTGGTCTCCGACTGA
- the rplF gene encoding 50S ribosomal protein L6 has product MSRIGKTPIPIPDKVSVTLQGLSVSVKGPKGTLERVLPDGVTVSQKENTIVVEPSSQNRRSRERHGLCRTLVANMIEGVSQGYTRKLEIIGVGYRAQVKGKTLVVSAGYSHPVEMTPPDGVTFTVENNTNVTVSGADKELVGNEAAKVRAIRPPEPYKGKGIKYVGERILRKAGKSGKK; this is encoded by the coding sequence ATGTCTCGTATCGGCAAAACGCCCATCCCCATCCCCGACAAGGTCTCGGTCACCCTCCAGGGACTCTCCGTGAGCGTGAAGGGCCCGAAGGGCACGCTTGAGCGGGTGCTGCCCGACGGCGTCACCGTCTCCCAGAAGGAGAACACCATCGTGGTGGAACCCAGCAGTCAGAACCGGCGCTCGCGCGAACGCCACGGCCTCTGCCGCACACTTGTGGCGAACATGATCGAGGGCGTGAGTCAGGGATACACCCGCAAGCTCGAGATCATCGGGGTGGGCTACCGGGCCCAGGTCAAGGGCAAGACGCTGGTCGTCAGCGCCGGCTACAGCCATCCCGTCGAGATGACGCCCCCCGACGGGGTCACATTCACGGTGGAGAACAACACCAACGTGACCGTCTCCGGCGCCGACAAGGAGCTGGTGGGCAACGAAGCCGCCAAGGTCCGCGCCATCCGTCCGCCCGAGCCCTACAAGGGCAAGGGCATCAAGTACGTGGGTGAGCGCATTCTTCGCAAGGCCGGCAAATCCGGCAAGAAATGA
- the rplV gene encoding 50S ribosomal protein L22 yields the protein MATTSSTSQQARAHGRYIRGSASKVRRVLDQIRGRSYRDALIMLEFMPYRSTGPITKVLRSAVANAEHNQGLDPSTLIISEASADMGPSMKRYRPRAQGRAYAIKKQTCHISIAVAPVDTTT from the coding sequence ATGGCCACCACTTCCTCAACCAGCCAACAGGCACGCGCCCATGGGCGTTACATCCGCGGCTCGGCCTCCAAGGTTCGTCGCGTCCTTGATCAGATCCGCGGTCGCAGCTATCGCGATGCCCTGATCATGCTCGAGTTCATGCCGTACCGGTCCACCGGCCCGATCACCAAGGTGCTCCGGTCCGCCGTCGCCAACGCCGAGCACAACCAGGGCCTGGATCCCTCCACCCTGATCATCAGCGAGGCCAGCGCCGACATGGGGCCCTCCATGAAGCGGTACCGCCCCCGTGCCCAGGGCCGGGCCTACGCCATCAAGAAGCAGACGTGCCACATCAGCATCGCTGTGGCTCCCGTCGACACCACCACCTAA
- a CDS encoding 50S ribosomal protein L23, whose protein sequence is MAKRFTDRLADVIRRPLITEKATRALEANQFTFEVDPRAAKPEIKAAIEQLFDVRVVGISTMNPPRRTRRIGRFAGRRAQVKKAVVRLAEGQTIQLFPES, encoded by the coding sequence ATGGCTAAGCGCTTCACCGACCGCCTTGCGGACGTGATCCGCAGGCCGCTGATCACCGAGAAGGCCACCCGCGCCCTCGAGGCCAATCAGTTCACCTTCGAGGTGGACCCCCGCGCCGCCAAGCCCGAGATCAAGGCAGCCATCGAGCAGCTCTTCGATGTCAGGGTCGTGGGCATCAGCACCATGAATCCGCCGCGCCGCACCCGTCGGATCGGCCGCTTCGCCGGACGCCGGGCCCAGGTCAAGAAAGCTGTGGTGCGTCTGGCTGAGGGCCAGACCATTCAGCTGTTCCCCGAGTCCTGA
- the rplE gene encoding 50S ribosomal protein L5, with protein MTLKQRYRETIQPKLLKDLNLSNIHQVPKVLKVNVNRGLGEAAQNAKALEASIAEMATITGQKVVVTRAKKAIAGFKIRQGMPIGVAVTLRGDRMYAFLERLIHLALPRIRDFRGVSPRSFDGRGNYTLGVKEQIIFPEISYDKIDAIRGMDITIVTSARSDEEGRALLREMGMPFRSN; from the coding sequence ATGACCCTCAAACAGCGCTACCGGGAGACGATCCAGCCCAAGTTGCTCAAGGATCTCAATCTCTCCAACATCCACCAGGTTCCCAAGGTTCTCAAGGTCAATGTGAACCGCGGCCTTGGTGAAGCCGCCCAGAACGCCAAGGCGCTCGAGGCGTCCATCGCTGAGATGGCCACCATCACCGGCCAGAAGGTTGTGGTGACCCGGGCCAAGAAGGCCATCGCCGGATTCAAGATCCGTCAGGGCATGCCGATCGGCGTGGCGGTCACGCTCAGGGGTGACCGCATGTACGCGTTTCTCGAGCGGCTGATCCATCTGGCGCTCCCCCGCATCCGCGACTTCCGGGGGGTCAGCCCGCGCAGCTTCGACGGCCGCGGCAACTACACCCTCGGCGTGAAGGAGCAGATCATCTTCCCCGAAATCTCCTACGACAAGATCGATGCCATCCGGGGCATGGACATCACCATCGTGACCAGCGCCCGCAGCGACGAAGAGGGCAGGGCCCTCCTCCGTGAGATGGGAATGCCGTTCCGCAGCAACTGA
- a CDS encoding LdpA C-terminal domain-containing domain, producing MSEPETALRRGTWVKVIAGASNEDLPAIADLCALFAVAGADALDVAADPAVVAAARRGLDWARVRSGVRPWLMVSLSDGEDLHFRKAGLEPSRCPAGCPRPCERVCPALAISFPAGVDANRCYGCGRCLPACPHGLIEARSTSLPAASLPGLLSGLRPDAVEIHTAAGRGEAFSERLVGIAAAGLPLRRLSVSCGPGSGRPQGIEAFVGELWDRHRRLRPYPWPVIWQLDGRPMSGDVGDGMARAAVTLWQALRRHAPPGPLQLAGGTGPHSHALLGGAAATAPRRHRPAGVAFGGSARSLLQPLLLEAHRSGVPLRDHPRLSMEALARARSLLRPWKPAAALEGAPAGSWSAPAHC from the coding sequence TTGTCTGAACCGGAGACGGCCCTGCGCCGCGGCACCTGGGTCAAGGTCATCGCCGGGGCCAGCAACGAGGATCTGCCAGCCATCGCCGACCTCTGCGCCCTCTTCGCCGTGGCCGGTGCCGACGCTCTGGATGTGGCCGCCGATCCGGCCGTGGTCGCTGCGGCCCGCCGGGGCCTCGACTGGGCCAGGGTCCGATCCGGCGTGCGCCCCTGGCTGATGGTGAGCCTCAGTGACGGCGAGGACCTTCACTTCCGCAAGGCCGGCCTCGAGCCCAGCCGCTGCCCGGCAGGGTGCCCGCGCCCGTGTGAGCGCGTCTGCCCGGCGCTGGCGATCTCCTTTCCCGCCGGTGTGGATGCCAACCGCTGCTACGGCTGCGGCCGCTGCCTTCCCGCCTGCCCCCATGGCCTGATCGAGGCCCGCTCCACCAGCCTCCCGGCCGCGTCGCTGCCCGGGCTCCTGAGCGGGCTGCGCCCCGATGCGGTGGAGATCCACACCGCTGCCGGCCGTGGTGAGGCCTTCTCCGAGCGGCTGGTCGGCATCGCCGCAGCCGGCCTGCCGCTGCGGCGCCTCTCCGTCAGCTGCGGTCCGGGCAGTGGCCGCCCGCAGGGAATCGAGGCGTTCGTCGGGGAGCTCTGGGACCGTCACCGCCGGTTGCGGCCCTATCCCTGGCCCGTGATCTGGCAGCTGGATGGCCGGCCGATGAGCGGCGATGTGGGGGACGGCATGGCCCGGGCCGCCGTGACCCTCTGGCAGGCGCTGCGTAGGCACGCACCTCCGGGACCGCTGCAGCTCGCCGGCGGCACCGGCCCCCATAGCCACGCTCTGCTGGGTGGTGCCGCTGCAACGGCGCCGCGCCGGCACCGCCCCGCCGGCGTGGCCTTCGGTGGCTCGGCCCGATCCCTCCTGCAGCCCCTGCTGCTGGAGGCGCACCGCAGCGGCGTTCCGCTCCGGGACCATCCCCGACTGTCGATGGAGGCCCTCGCCAGGGCCCGCTCCCTGCTGCGGCCCTGGAAGCCGGCCGCCGCGCTCGAGGGAGCCCCGGCCGGGTCATGGTCCGCGCCCGCCCATTGCTAG
- the rplX gene encoding 50S ribosomal protein L24 gives MRIRKGDTVQVITGKDKGKTGEVLRTLPAENRVVVQGVNLRTRHVKPQQEGESGRIVTEEASLHASNVMLFSTSKNVVSRVEIVVADDGSKKRRLKKTGELLD, from the coding sequence ATGCGCATCCGCAAGGGCGACACCGTTCAGGTGATCACCGGCAAGGACAAGGGCAAGACCGGAGAGGTGCTGCGCACACTCCCCGCCGAGAACCGCGTCGTGGTGCAGGGGGTCAACCTTCGCACCCGTCACGTCAAGCCCCAGCAGGAGGGCGAGAGCGGCCGCATCGTCACCGAGGAGGCCTCTCTGCACGCATCCAACGTGATGCTCTTCTCCACCAGCAAGAACGTCGTCAGCCGCGTCGAGATCGTCGTCGCCGACGACGGCAGCAAGAAGCGCCGCCTCAAGAAGACCGGCGAACTGCTCGACTGA
- the rpsC gene encoding 30S ribosomal protein S3, translated as MGHKIHPTGLRLGITQDHRSRWYAPSKTYPTLLQEDDRIRRFITKKYASAGISDVLIARKADQLEVELKTARPGVLVGRQGSGIEDLRAGIQKTVGDRNRQVRINVVEVERVDADAFLLAEYIAQQLEKRVAFRRVIRMAVQRAQRAGVLGLKIQVGGRLNGAEIARTEWTREGRVPLHTLRADIDYATKVARTTYGVLGIKVWVFKGEVLSDQASPVPVGATPRRRPSRRLQQFEDRSNEE; from the coding sequence ATGGGACACAAAATCCATCCAACCGGCCTGCGCCTGGGGATCACCCAGGACCACCGCTCCCGCTGGTACGCCCCCAGCAAGACCTATCCCACCCTCCTCCAGGAGGATGATCGGATCCGTCGCTTCATCACCAAGAAGTACGCCTCCGCCGGCATCAGCGATGTGCTGATCGCCCGCAAGGCCGATCAGCTCGAGGTGGAGCTCAAGACCGCCCGCCCGGGGGTGCTCGTGGGGCGTCAGGGCAGCGGCATCGAGGACCTTCGCGCCGGCATCCAGAAGACCGTCGGTGATCGCAACCGCCAGGTGCGCATCAACGTGGTCGAGGTCGAGCGCGTCGATGCCGATGCCTTTCTGCTGGCCGAGTACATCGCCCAGCAGCTGGAGAAGCGTGTCGCCTTCCGACGCGTGATCCGGATGGCCGTCCAGCGGGCGCAGCGGGCCGGCGTTCTCGGTCTGAAGATCCAGGTGGGCGGCCGTCTGAACGGCGCCGAGATCGCCCGGACGGAATGGACCCGTGAAGGCCGTGTCCCACTGCACACCCTGCGTGCCGACATCGACTACGCCACCAAGGTTGCCCGCACCACCTACGGGGTGCTCGGCATCAAGGTCTGGGTGTTCAAAGGTGAGGTGCTGAGCGATCAGGCATCACCCGTGCCGGTGGGCGCCACGCCACGCCGGCGCCCGAGCCGCCGCCTTCAACAGTTCGAAGACCGCTCCAACGAGGAGTGA
- the rpsH gene encoding 30S ribosomal protein S8: MANHDPISDMLTRIRNASEKRHATTKIPASRMSQSIARVLQQEGFISSFTEEGEGVSRHLLLELRYSGKHKQPLIRSVQRVSKPGLRIYKNTRQLPRVLGGLGVAIISTSKGVMSDRDARKQGVGGEVLCYVY; the protein is encoded by the coding sequence ATGGCCAACCACGACCCGATTTCCGACATGCTCACCCGCATCCGCAATGCGAGTGAGAAACGCCACGCCACCACCAAGATTCCCGCTTCCCGCATGTCGCAGAGCATTGCTCGCGTGCTGCAGCAGGAAGGGTTCATCTCCTCCTTCACCGAGGAAGGCGAAGGGGTGAGCAGGCACCTGCTGCTGGAACTCCGCTACAGCGGCAAGCACAAGCAGCCCCTGATCCGTTCGGTGCAAAGGGTCAGCAAACCCGGCCTGCGCATCTACAAGAACACCCGCCAGCTCCCCCGGGTGCTCGGCGGCCTCGGTGTGGCCATCATCTCCACCTCCAAGGGGGTCATGAGTGACCGTGACGCCCGCAAACAGGGCGTGGGCGGCGAAGTGCTCTGCTACGTCTACTGA
- the ndhN gene encoding NAD(P)H-quinone oxidoreductase subunit N, translated as MPLLLTGRGFRRDLEETGALALYAPLEGGAETRLLRRLRAVGYQAQITSARGLGDPEQYLLRSHGLRPPHLGHQSVGRGAAVGEVHNVMPQLGALLEGDSPILLWLLEGQVLAASELAAIAALPAREPRLKIVVEMGGARALRWQPLSTLV; from the coding sequence ATGCCGCTCCTGCTCACCGGTCGAGGCTTCCGCCGCGATCTCGAGGAGACCGGTGCCCTGGCTCTCTACGCGCCCCTGGAAGGCGGTGCCGAGACCCGTCTGCTGCGCCGTCTGCGCGCAGTGGGTTACCAGGCACAGATCACCAGCGCCCGTGGTCTCGGCGATCCGGAGCAGTACCTGCTGCGTTCCCACGGTCTGCGGCCGCCGCATCTGGGCCACCAGAGCGTCGGCCGCGGCGCCGCGGTGGGCGAAGTGCACAACGTCATGCCCCAGCTCGGCGCCCTGCTGGAAGGCGACTCTCCGATCCTTCTCTGGCTGCTGGAGGGTCAGGTCCTGGCGGCTTCCGAGCTGGCGGCCATCGCCGCTCTCCCGGCCAGAGAGCCCCGCCTGAAGATCGTTGTGGAGATGGGAGGGGCGCGGGCTCTGCGCTGGCAGCCGCTCTCCACGCTTGTCTGA
- the rplR gene encoding 50S ribosomal protein L18 — protein MSSLSRKQQTQKRHRRLRRHLSGTANRPRLAVFRSNTHIYAQIIDDESSSTLCSASTLDKDLRAKLEGSATCSASQAVGSLVAERALAKGIKSVVFDRGGNLYHGRVKALAEAARNEGLEF, from the coding sequence ATGTCCAGCCTGTCGCGCAAGCAGCAGACGCAGAAGCGGCACCGCCGTCTGCGCCGCCATCTCTCCGGCACTGCCAACCGTCCCCGTCTGGCGGTCTTCCGCTCCAACACCCACATCTACGCCCAGATCATCGACGACGAGTCGAGCAGCACCCTCTGCTCCGCCTCGACACTCGACAAGGATCTGCGCGCGAAGCTCGAGGGCTCCGCCACCTGTTCCGCCTCCCAAGCCGTGGGTTCCCTGGTGGCCGAGCGGGCGCTGGCCAAGGGCATCAAGTCGGTGGTCTTCGACCGCGGCGGCAACCTGTACCACGGCCGTGTGAAGGCCCTGGCCGAGGCCGCCAGAAACGAAGGTCTTGAGTTCTGA
- the rplN gene encoding 50S ribosomal protein L14 — MIQQETFLNVADNSGAKRIQCIRVLGTNRRYAHVGDVIVAAVKDAMPNMGVKKSDVVKAVVVRTRATLRRNTGNSIRFDDNAAVIINDDKNPKGTRVFGPVARELRERSFTKIVSLAPEVI; from the coding sequence GTGATTCAGCAGGAAACATTTCTGAACGTCGCTGACAACAGCGGCGCCAAGCGGATCCAGTGCATCCGAGTGCTTGGAACGAACCGGCGCTACGCCCACGTCGGTGACGTGATCGTCGCCGCCGTCAAGGATGCGATGCCCAACATGGGCGTCAAGAAGTCCGACGTGGTGAAGGCGGTGGTGGTGCGCACCCGCGCCACACTGCGCCGCAACACCGGCAACTCGATCCGCTTCGATGACAACGCAGCGGTCATCATCAACGACGACAAGAACCCCAAGGGCACCCGGGTCTTCGGTCCTGTGGCGCGCGAACTGCGCGAACGCAGCTTCACCAAGATCGTGTCTCTCGCCCCGGAGGTGATCTGA
- the rpmC gene encoding 50S ribosomal protein L29, which yields MPRPLIADVRELSDSDLDKRIAELRRELFDLRFQQATRQLEKPHRFKETRLRLAHLLTVRSQRNRTST from the coding sequence ATGCCCCGCCCTCTCATTGCCGATGTCCGGGAGCTCTCGGACAGCGATCTCGACAAGCGCATCGCCGAACTGCGGCGTGAACTGTTCGATCTCCGCTTCCAGCAGGCCACGCGGCAGCTGGAGAAGCCACATCGCTTCAAGGAGACGCGTCTTCGGCTGGCGCACCTGCTCACGGTGCGATCCCAACGCAACCGCACCTCCACCTGA
- the rplP gene encoding 50S ribosomal protein L16, which yields MLSPKRVKFRKQQRGRMRGVATRGNTIAFGQFALQAQECGWITSRQIEASRRAMTRYVKRGGKIWIRIFPDKPVTMRAAETRMGSGKGNPEFWVAVIKPGRILFEMGGDEITETTAREAMRLAQYKLPVRTKFLTLSDQEGDQHDGSPVVTATATES from the coding sequence ATGCTGAGTCCAAAACGCGTCAAATTCCGTAAGCAGCAGCGTGGTCGCATGCGTGGCGTCGCCACCCGCGGCAACACCATCGCCTTCGGTCAGTTCGCCCTCCAGGCCCAGGAGTGCGGCTGGATCACATCCCGCCAGATCGAGGCCAGCCGTCGTGCCATGACCCGCTACGTCAAGCGTGGCGGCAAGATCTGGATCCGCATCTTTCCGGACAAGCCCGTCACCATGCGGGCGGCGGAAACCCGGATGGGCTCCGGTAAGGGCAACCCGGAGTTCTGGGTGGCGGTGATCAAACCCGGTCGCATCCTGTTTGAGATGGGCGGCGACGAGATCACCGAAACCACGGCCCGAGAAGCCATGCGCCTGGCCCAGTACAAGCTGCCGGTGCGCACCAAGTTCCTCACCCTGAGCGATCAGGAGGGAGATCAGCACGACGGAAGCCCCGTTGTGACGGCCACCGCCACGGAGTCCTGA
- the rplC gene encoding 50S ribosomal protein L3 translates to MSIGILGKKLGMSQFFDDEGRAVPVTLIEAGPCRITQIKTKASDGYTAVQVGFGHTRPKLISKPAAGHLARSGGDPLRHLREYRVDSVEGLELGGSVTVDSFEAGQKVDVSGDSMGRGFAGYQKRHGFSRGPMSHGSKNHRLPGSTGAGTTPGRIYPGKRMAGRYGGGKVTTRALTVMLVDSERNLLVVKGSVPGKPGALLNIRPARTVGAQTAQGAK, encoded by the coding sequence ATGTCAATCGGCATCCTCGGGAAGAAGCTGGGCATGTCCCAGTTCTTCGACGATGAAGGCAGAGCCGTCCCGGTCACCCTGATCGAGGCGGGCCCCTGCCGCATCACCCAGATCAAGACCAAAGCCAGCGACGGTTACACCGCCGTTCAGGTCGGTTTCGGGCACACACGGCCGAAGCTGATCAGCAAACCCGCAGCAGGCCATCTGGCCCGTTCCGGCGGCGATCCCCTGCGCCACCTGCGGGAGTACCGGGTCGACAGCGTCGAGGGCCTCGAGCTCGGCGGCAGCGTCACCGTGGATTCCTTCGAGGCGGGACAGAAGGTGGACGTGAGCGGCGACAGCATGGGGCGCGGCTTCGCCGGCTACCAGAAGCGGCACGGGTTCAGCCGAGGCCCCATGAGCCACGGCTCCAAGAACCACCGCCTTCCGGGTTCGACCGGAGCCGGCACGACGCCGGGCCGGATCTATCCCGGCAAGCGCATGGCCGGGCGCTACGGCGGCGGCAAGGTGACCACCCGGGCCCTCACCGTGATGCTGGTGGATTCCGAGCGGAATCTCCTGGTCGTCAAGGGATCGGTGCCCGGCAAGCCCGGAGCACTGCTGAACATCCGTCCGGCTCGCACGGTGGGTGCCCAAACAGCTCAGGGAGCGAAGTGA
- the rpsQ gene encoding 30S ribosomal protein S17, which translates to MAIKERLGIVVSDKMDKTVVVAVENRFPHPIYRKIVCRTTRYKAHDEDNRCRIGDRVRITETRPISRHKRWAVAEVITTEHS; encoded by the coding sequence ATGGCAATCAAGGAACGACTCGGCATCGTCGTGAGCGACAAGATGGACAAGACGGTGGTGGTGGCGGTGGAGAACCGTTTCCCCCATCCCATCTATCGCAAGATCGTCTGCCGCACCACGCGCTACAAGGCGCATGACGAAGACAACCGTTGCCGCATCGGCGACAGGGTCCGCATCACCGAAACCAGACCGATCAGCCGTCACAAGCGCTGGGCCGTGGCTGAAGTGATCACCACAGAGCACAGCTGA
- the rplD gene encoding 50S ribosomal protein L4 has translation MAKCNVRDWQGQGSGTTDLDWPVAREESAGDLLQRAVVRQLANRRQGTAHTLTRSEVRGGGRKPYRQKGTGRARQGSIRTPLRPGGGIVFGPKPRDYTLAMNRKERRLALRTAVSSRCDQTTVVTGFGEGMDQPRTRDIVAALSRLGIEAGSKVLIILRQPSDTIRLSIRNLATVTLMEADQLNVFDLLHADHIVISQDAFQTIQEVYGDG, from the coding sequence ATGGCCAAATGCAACGTCCGCGACTGGCAGGGCCAGGGCAGCGGCACAACCGATCTCGACTGGCCGGTGGCCAGAGAGGAGAGCGCCGGAGACCTGCTGCAGCGTGCCGTGGTGCGTCAGCTCGCCAACCGTCGCCAGGGAACAGCTCACACGCTGACCCGCTCCGAGGTCCGGGGCGGCGGCCGCAAGCCCTATCGCCAGAAGGGCACGGGACGGGCCCGTCAGGGGTCCATCCGCACGCCGCTGAGGCCCGGCGGCGGCATCGTCTTCGGCCCCAAGCCGCGCGATTACACGCTGGCGATGAACCGCAAGGAGCGGCGTCTCGCCCTGCGCACGGCTGTGAGCTCCCGCTGCGACCAGACGACCGTGGTCACCGGTTTCGGCGAGGGCATGGACCAGCCCCGCACCCGCGACATCGTGGCCGCCCTCTCCCGCCTCGGCATCGAAGCGGGCAGCAAGGTGCTGATCATCCTGCGCCAGCCGAGTGACACGATCCGGCTCTCTATCCGCAATCTCGCAACGGTCACGCTGATGGAGGCGGACCAGCTCAACGTCTTCGATCTGCTGCACGCCGACCACATCGTGATCAGTCAGGACGCGTTCCAGACCATTCAGGAGGTTTACGGCGATGGCTAA